One Helicobacter pylori NCTC 11637 = CCUG 17874 = ATCC 43504 = JCM 12093 genomic window, AGGGCAATTTATTCAATTCAACACGAGGAGAGAAATTTTGGAAAGGCATGTGAATTACACTTTAATCGGCGGGCTCTTCTTTTTATGCTTGGTTTGCATGGTGGGTTTTATTTTATGGCTAGGCCATTTGGGATTAGATGATGGGAAGTATTATGAATACGTGGTCTATACGGACAAAGACTTGGGAGGCATTGCGACCAACTCGCCTGTTAATTACAAAGGGATTCAAGTGGGTAATGTCATCAAAGTGGGTTTTGCAAAGGATAAAGTGGGGGTGGTCCGTTTGGATTTGATGATTAAATCCAGCGTTAAGATCCGCAAAGACTCCAAAGTGGCGGTTTCTTCTAGGGGGCTTATGGGGTTAAAATTTTTAGCCTTAGAGCAAAGCCACAATGAAGAATTTTATGGCAGTGGCGATAAAGGGGAGCGGATTTTGATCTTTAAAGAAGGGCTTATGGATCGCTTGAGCGTGGATGCTAATCAAGTGATGCAAGAAGTGATGAGAGCGATTAAAAACGTGAATAGGATTTTAGACGATGAAAATGTGGAAAAATTCAAGCACATTCTCGCCTCAGTAGATGATCTCATCGCTAACTTGGATTCAAGAAAGACGCAATTTGACGCCTTGATTGGCAACGCTAACAATCTTGTTTCTAATGTCAATAATGTGGCTTTAGATGTGGATAAACGCATCAAACAGGGGCAATACGACTTTAAGGCGATGTTCACTCCCTTGATCATGCAAGCGCAGTTGAGCTTAAGAAACATTGATAATTTTGTGGAAAAAGGCTCTGCTTTGATAGATAAATTTGACGCTAACCCCTATAAAACGATTTTTGGAGAAAGGAAATAATCATGAGAGCTACGGCGGTAAAAATCTTTTCACTCTCATCAGCATTAGCGTTGTTGCTTCAGGGTTGCTTGAGCATCAATTTA contains:
- a CDS encoding MlaD family protein, producing MERHVNYTLIGGLFFLCLVCMVGFILWLGHLGLDDGKYYEYVVYTDKDLGGIATNSPVNYKGIQVGNVIKVGFAKDKVGVVRLDLMIKSSVKIRKDSKVAVSSRGLMGLKFLALEQSHNEEFYGSGDKGERILIFKEGLMDRLSVDANQVMQEVMRAIKNVNRILDDENVEKFKHILASVDDLIANLDSRKTQFDALIGNANNLVSNVNNVALDVDKRIKQGQYDFKAMFTPLIMQAQLSLRNIDNFVEKGSALIDKFDANPYKTIFGERK